In bacterium, a single genomic region encodes these proteins:
- a CDS encoding tautomerase family protein: FGDENAKKTIEGITEVFTEMGIPKEAVRVLVEEVPKSHWGIAGEPASERFSDSSGAVKKV, from the coding sequence GGTTCGGCGATGAAAACGCGAAAAAAACCATAGAGGGAATAACAGAAGTTTTTACTGAAATGGGAATTCCGAAAGAAGCAGTAAGAGTACTTGTAGAGGAGGTCCCCAAATCACATTGGGGAATTGCAGGAGAGCCTGCATCTGAAAGATTTTCCGATAGTTCGGGGGCAGTTAAGAAAGTGTGA
- a CDS encoding uracil-DNA glycosylase, which produces MECKWYAVCPMKMYYEKGLLDQSWIDKYCLNDWNSCVRYQMEESGRYHPDWMLPDGTINEELKRNSF; this is translated from the coding sequence ATGGAATGCAAGTGGTATGCTGTATGCCCCATGAAAATGTATTATGAAAAGGGGCTTTTAGATCAAAGCTGGATAGATAAGTATTGTTTAAACGATTGGAACTCCTGTGTTCGTTATCAGATGGAAGAGAGCGGCAGGTATCACCCTGACTGGATGCTTCCGGACGGTACTATTAATGAGGAGCTGAAGCGGAATTCTTTTTAA